The genomic window ggcccaccctccacccccatcaTGCTCTCTGGACATCCCAACCCCTACCTCTCCCAGGGACAGGGTGTGGAGACCCCAACCTCCCCCCTTCATCAGGAATGGACAGGCTGTCCCCCCACCTCCTTCCAGTGCTCCTGAGCATGGCCAAGATCCAGGGATAAAGCCAGCCCAAATTCATACCGGGTGCCAGCCCAAGCAAGGAACTAGGGAGGACCCAGGGCCCCTCCAGGGCTGCCTCTCAACATTCACAGAATGTTCCCCACACTCGacaccctcccccaacccctacaGCCTCATAAAAACACGGGCCTTCCATTGACTGTAACTGACAAATTTATTGAAGTCTTGGAAAGAGCTGATCACCCgagaataaataaaagacacagaacaTTCACAGAACCAGTAGGTAGCTCGAGATTCAGGTTTGTGGGAGTGACTTTGACTTACACACAGGCCAGCCTTTGTGTCTGGGGCACACACAGCTGCAGGTGTCTCCCAGAAACTCCTTCCCAAAGGATCTGATGGAGGAGGCAGGGCAGGCTCAGAGAAGCCCCGCCCTTCTCCAGTGGGGAGACCTCCCAGTCTGGGCCAGGCAGAGCCGGCTCCAGCAGGGAGGGTAGGCTGTTTGGCAATGGACATCTGTGGGTGCAGCCTGGACACCAAGGGCCTGGGGTGGACTGAGGAGGAGACCCTGAGGGGCTTAGAGAATTGAGCTTGGAGAGAAGGGACCCCAGGCATTTTTGCCTCCTTCACAGGGTActcaaaaagaacagaaagatctaggccgggcgaggtggctcaagcctgtaatcccagcactttgggaggccgagacgggcggatcacgaggtcaggagatcgagaccatcctggctaacacagtgaaaccccgtctctactaaaaatacaaaaacttagccgggcgaggtggcaggcgcctgtagtcccagctactcgggaggctgaggcaggagaatggcgtgaacccgggaggcggagcttgcagtgagctgagatccggccactgcactccagcctgggtgacagagcgagactccgtctcaaaaaaaaaaaaaaaacaaaaaaaaaaaccaaacaaaaaaacaaaacagaaagatctAGAGACCTGGGGACTGGGGAAAGCTGCTCCCGGGGAAGGcggggctggaggcagggaggccccCCACAGTCTGGGGAGGGGGGGGGAACAGGTGTGTCCCTGCCCCGCGGCATCCTGCCTGGACAGGCAAGGCCAATCTCTGACCTAAAGAGGGAGCCTCGGGGTGACGGCTCCGAGACATACGGAGCCTAGGAAGTGAAAGCACGATTATGATGATTTCTCAGTTTTAGAGATGAAAGCATTTTTTCAGCCCTTGGGCtatgctgggctgggctgggcctcAGCAAGGTGACATTTCATGTCTAGAAACAGCAGCAAGTGCTCGGTTAATTGATCAATAAAGGGGAGAAATTTGCTTACAAAAAAAGGCCGGCTTGCTGGGCGGCCACCAGGCAGGCCAGCCCTGTGTcagaggaggggccaggtgggTCCCTCAGCCCCCAGGGAGGGAGCTGTGTGGTCAGCAGTGGGAAGCTCCGAAGGCACCAGCCCTCCCTTGATGCCCTGGCCCCATTTCCTCGCAACCCCCAGCATTCCCGAGCCGCCCACCCAGGAGCAGCTCCCTCATGTCCAGTGCTGGGTGGAGCTGGGCCTGGGTCAGAACTGAGCGTGGTCCACCTCGTCCAGCCAGGAGGCGGGGCTGGCAGGGAAGTCAGGGTAACCCCCGCTGCTCCCCGTGGATAGGTCGGAACTGGGTCCGTTCCCTGCCAGCACCCTCATGGGTGGGGGCCCGCCGGGGGCTCCCGAGGGCACAAGGCCCAAGCTGGTGTCTGGGTACACCAGGCtggagaggaggggctgggggccagggAGGCTCTGCGGGGCGGCGGGGGACGGGGGGACACCATAGGGGCTGCCGGGACGCAGCTCTCGGTACTGCTCTGGGCCTGCCAGGCCTCCATGCTCTAGTGCGAAGTTGCCCAGGGCTCCCGAGGGCCGGCCCAAGGCTGGTGTGGGTTCCCCCAAGCTCCCGTAGAGGCCGGTGGCCGGGCCCATTTCCGCCAAAGAAGGCTCATCTGCAACAGAAGCAGAGGCTCAGTCAGCGTCTGCCCTCCACCTGCAGCCCCTCAGAGTCCCATCCTGCAAGCAGAAGCACCCTTGGGCCAAAGCAGGAGTGGCTGCCCCACGCCACATGACAGGTCAGCACAGATCCCTTCTGCTCTTGGAAGGCGTGGctgcccctgccccttccctgccctcacCCCTGAGTCAACCCAGGTGTCTCAGGCCTGGTGGGATCAGTCAGGAACAGCCCAGCCAGGGCCCAGGCTTTCAGGACCAGCCCCACAGCAGCCTAGGGAGGGGGCACAGATACCACCACACAcattttgcagacaaggaaaTTTAGTTCCAGAGAGGCTGAGTGAGTAGTCCAGGTCACAAGGCGGCCCAGAAGAGAATGTCTTGCCCACACTCTGAGGATGGGCATCAACGGATGGGGACGCAGCATCCCCGGTGCTGGAGAATGAGATAAATAATCCGGGCCCCACAGAAGGGTATGGAACCTTCTCTCCCTGACCCCAGGTAGCCCCTTCGCGGCCCTCCCCAACTCCAAGCAGCAGGGACTTTGACTCAGTCTGTCCCAAAATGCGCTGCCCATTCTCCTAAAAATCACTGCAAGGGCTAGGAGCCAGAGAGACGGTCTGGACACGCCCACCACCCCACCTGAGAAAGCCCAGTAGGGGCCCAGCTTGGGGACAGGTCGGGCCACAGGGATTGTGTCCCAACCAGGGGAAAAGCAGTGGTCCGGAGTGGCCAGCCAGGGCGGGGAGGGTGCTGGGGATCAGGTTCTTAAGtgaaatgtttttgaaagtaCAACTTAAGGAGCCCCCTAACCCCATGGGAAATTCAGATCCGCAGGCCCCCTGCGAACCCTCTGACGCGCGCTCGTCCCTCCCCGAGCTCCGCGATCCCCCCTGCCTACCGGGGAAGGAGACCTCGGCGTCGCTGTCCTGCCCCTCCTGAACGCTGTCCTTATCCGACTTGGAGCCGCCGCGAGAGCGCTTCATGTTTCGGAAATACTGTCCCCAGCGCTGCCGGCCGGCATCCTTCTTCAGCCTCTTCTCCTTGGCCCGGCGGTTCTGGAACCAAacctgggggcggggcggggtgaGCGGCCGCCCAGATCTGCGGGGGTCCCCAAGGCCGCGGGCGGGAGGGGAGCGGGGGCGAGCGCTGACCTGCACCACGCGCATGTCCAGGCCCGTCTCGGAGGAGAGCTGCTCACGCACGTGGCGCGCCGGCTTGGGCGAGGTGTTGTAGGCGCTCTTCAGCGTTTCCAGCTGCTTGGCGGTGATGGTCGTGCGCGGCCGCTTGGCCGTGGCCTCGGCCTCTGCGCGGCGGGCGAGCGGTGAGACGCGGCGGCCCCTCCAGTCCCAGCCGGACCCCcagctctccccaccccagctggCGCGGGGACATCGGGGCCCCAGGTGCCCACTCCCAGCCCGCCCCCACGGGCTTCTCAGAATGCGCGGGCGCTGGGAGCGATTGGCGAAAACGGGCGGCACCCAGGCCGGGGTGGAGGGGGCGCCGGCGGAGGGCGGGTTCTGCTGCGGGGGGTGGGGGCGGCGTCTTCCCTAAAATCACACCACCCTCCATGGCGCCCCGGCCTTCAGCCTTGGCCCCCCTACTCCAAGTACCCTGCTTTCCCCGCGGGCTCCCCTTTATTCTAAGGGTGTGGGTATGGCCCAGTCTTCGCGGCCAAGAGTTTAGGGCAATAATTCCGACTAGGGATGAAAAGTCGTACACTTCGGACCAAACGAAGCGGTTCGGGGCGCGGGTCTGTCCCTGACTCCGCCGCTCCCGGCCTCGGCTTCCTTCGGCCCGCACCGCCCTAGCCCAGGCCCCTTTAGTGAGCGCTTGGAGTGAGCATTTCCCCGGAAGCCCCCCTGGACCTGGCCTCAGCCCCATTTTTTCAGACCAGAAAAGGTGGGAGCGTCGTCCCCTCGGCTGACCTCGCTGCTTGGCAGTTTCGTAGTCCGCCTTACACACGAGCCGGCTGTCCTCCATGAGGTAGAACTCGTCACCCGTGGCCAGCTGCCGCTTGCACACGACGCAGGCAAAGCAGTGCAGGTGGTACACGAAGTCCTGGGCGCGGCGCACCACCTGCGTGGGCGGGATGCCCAGCTGGCACGCGGCGCACTTGGTCCCGAAGCGCCTGCGGGACGCATAGGGCCCGGCTCAGCGCGGCAGGGCGAGGCTCATTTCGCCCCGAGCGGGTCAGAGAGCAGGAATCGGGTGCCCCGGAGGAGGGCTCCGTCTGGCCCTGCAGGTTGGTCTCCAGCCTGGCCTCCGGGGCAGAGCTGTCCACTGCCACTGAGAAGGGAACCTCAACCTCAGGAAGACCTCAGGGAGCCCGGCTGCCACTGCCTGCAGGACCCATGCCGGATCTGGGAAGGTGAATCCGGAGGGAGAGGACCCATCTGGGCCTGGTCCCTCACACCCCACAGCTGGAACCATGAAGGCCACTGGGCCGGAGCCCCTGGGTCCTGAGCATTCGGGATAAAAACACCACCAATTTCAGAGGGACTAAGTCCGATAGAATTCTACAAACTTGGGCGTATCTTCTCTAATGACTGCTTCTGTGATTTaggaaataaattgtttttttccaaataatactTGCTGATGTCCCAGTCAGGCCCAGCCACCCAGGGAGCACCCATGGAGAGGCCCCACCCTTAGTTTGGCCAGGCCGCAGGGTgccctgcctgggtgacaggagggGGCCGGGATTGTGAGAGACGTGGGCTTTGAGGGCCTGGCCTCGGTGATTGTGAGGCGAGGAGTCCCTGGGACGGGCGTGCCCTCTGCTCCCACAGTGAGGCCCTGGGGTGGCAGGACTCCGGGCCACCTTTCCTGGGGCAGGCGTGCCCTCCGCTCCCACAGTGAGGCGAGGCTTCAGGACTCACTTGAAAAAGTCATCCTTGCAGTAAACACTCTCCCCTCGGCTGAAGCAGCGCTCAGCCAGTGGCGTGTGGCAGTCGCTGCATTTGAGGCACTTGCTGTGCCAGTGGCGGTCCAGAGCCTTGAGGATGAATCGGTCCAGGATGTGCTGGTCACAGCCGGCACACAGCGGAATCTCTGTGGGCATGAAGAAGCTCTGGGTCACCTCCTAGACCAGGAGGCAGTGAAGCCACCTTCCCACCCCAATGCAAGTCAGCCTCCCCTCCAGCTCGCAGGACTCAGGGCTGCTGAGGGGTTCTCCTCTCCCTGCAGGCCCTCTTCCCCAGCCAGCTTAAGTGGCCCCGCAAGTTCTGGGAGTGCATAGGCATCCTATGGTAGGAACTAAGGGGAAACTGGCATCGGtctaaaaatgtgtgtgtgagagcaggaAAGCAGCCCAGGCCATTTCACGAGGCTGAATACTCAATTACAAAATGTTGCCAGTGCCAAGAAGGGTGCGTATGGAGCTCAAATGAaaccccaccccaggcctgctgTCTGAAGCAAGGCAGGAAACACAGGGAAACGGGTCTTCACCATCACCTGGAGCTGGGGCACCCCACTGGGTTCTCCTTCATATTAAGTGTCATGACCACTCTTTCTAGGGACTCCTGGAAAATGTAGCTGCCCCGTCTGGTGGCCCTGTCTGCAGGCCTCTGGGGTAAATATCAATGCCTTTCCCATCACTGGGTGGCCGCAGAAGTACTTATGAGTGCACTGGACAAGCTGATCCACTGCCTTTGTGTCAGGCATGGGTGCCCCCAGCACCATCAGAGTTACTCAAACGTCCGGCTTCCCGCTGCTTCTGCCCCCCACACTCCACTTCGGGACTGCAGGCCCCCTGGAAGAACCACGCTGGGGAGGTCCAAGGGTGCTCTGTGGGAGCCTGGAGTCTGTgagtggcttttccaggtgtcAAGGGCTTAGGACTCCCTCTTCACTTAGAAAAAGTCTCTGGAAGACGGGAGTGCCCGCTGAAGGGACCGGGACCTGCTGCCCTATTGCATCCGCCTCTCTGGCTGTGGACCCCGCCGGCTCCAGCCCGTCTCCCAGCGGGTGAGAGACACCGGCAAGGTGCTCCCTCGGCCTCTGGCGGAAAAAACTGGGCTCCGCCTCCCCCCGCACTGGCGGGAAACCGGCGATGAATGCGCCCCGCATCCGGCAAAACCGCAGCAGCTCCGGGTGCGGAGTATTGAGGACCCGCCGCGCGCCCGGGGTCCCCATCGCAGGCAGCGATCGCAGGGCGGCTAGGACCCGGCATAGAGCGGGGCGGCCCGACAGGCCCACACAGCGCGGATTCAGCACCGCGGATCGGACAGCGCCTCGGCCGCAACGCGCCGCCGGAGCCCGAGTCGGGCAAAAGCCGCCCCAGCCCACCCCGCGCCGCGCCCGCGACCCCAGTCTTACGCTGCATGGCGACTCCAGCCCCGGCGGGGTCTCCTGCTGCCAGGGATGGCGGGGTCGGCGGAGCCTGGAAGCCAGCCTGCCCGCTCTGGCCAGCTCTCCGGAGCGCAGGGCGCgcagccctcctccctccctccctctctccgcCTCCCAGCCCCCGCGGTCAACCCCTCCCAGGAACcgtcgaaaataaataaataaataaataaataaataagtagggaACCTCGAGCCCCCACAACCTGGATGGAACCCCGTCCTCCCGCCGGTCGGTCCCTCCCACTCCCCACTGGCTCAGGGGCCTCCTTCCCCATCCTGCGGCTCCAGCTGGCCCGGGAGTCGAAGAGAACTGCCCAGGTTCTCTAagaaccaaagtgctgggagctaGAGTATTTCCAGCAGGAAACTGGGGGCCTCGGAGAAGCGAGGCTTTTTCCTACAGACGGGCCCTGGCCGGGGATAAACCGAGCAGGTGTCTGTGGACGCAGACGCTGAAACCTGATTTCCGGGGGAGACCGACGGTCGGAGTTCAGCTCGACCTTGGCCCCTGCATCTGACTCTGTTCCGCTGGAACGTGGAAACAGTTCGGGTGGGGCGACCCTCTTGGGGACCCTCCGGTCCCGTGGTCACTGCCCTGCCACTGCTCCCTGCGCCTCGTCCAGCCCAGGGGGCCGGCTCAGGGCTGCAGAGGTCTCCTAAGCCCACCCTGGACCCCCGAGAGCTCCCTGGCCTGAGCAGTGCGGTGCCACAACCTCACTCACTCCCTGACAACCCAGGCCAGGGGCCCCGAAACAAATTCAGGCTGAGGCGCCCAGGCGCGGACGTTCCGGGGTCCTCGCACCCACTCCCGCCCAGGTCCTCTAGCTCCTGCCAGCCTCCGCGGCCAGGCCCGGAAAGGCCCGAGGATCTCCGGGTCTCCCCGGTGCAGCCGATCTGCCCGGGCACCCACCTCGGCGCAGGTCCGCCCTCCGCGCCAGCAGCGCTAGCAGCAGGTCGCCGCCCGCCGACTCCCGGGCCGGGCCCAGCTCCCCGCGCGCCTCCATGGGTCCCGCCGCCCGGCGTCGCCACTCTCCGGTCCCGAACTTTCTCGGGCCCGGCGACGCCACCCCGCAGTGGTCCCGAACCGGCGTCCAAGCGACTCCCGGTGCTGCTGGGTGCTGCGCCCGCGGGCCGCCCTGGGGCCCGGAGCCTCTGGCCGAGCGGAGGGCGGAGCGGCCGGGGGGCGGGGCCGCGgtgcggggcggggccgggggtcGCGAAGACCAGCCCGGGGTGACTGCGGACTCTGCGCGCCTTTGCGCCGGGACCTGAGGTGCCCAGAGGCCGCCCCGCGTGCCCGGCCCGAGGGCGGACACCGGTAGGGGAGGGCTCAGGTCAGAGCTGCCCGCCAGCGTTCGTCCCGGCCCCGCAGCTTCCTGCGCAGGAGCGGGCCGAGGGCAGAGGCCTGGGCTGGAGCACACGCCAGGAGGGCTAAGGTTCCCGGGAGAGGGGTCGAGAAGGCGGCCGGGTCCTCCCGCCGCTGAGGTTTGGCCTCGGGAGCCGCAGATGGTCGGCAGGAGCTCAACCCGAAACGCAGAAGGGGTGAGTGTGGCGCTGAAGGCTGCGTCCGGGAACCACAAGGTGCCCGACCGATCCCAGATGTTAACGGGCTTCTGGGCTCCACCCCTGGAACTGCGGCCCCGGACTGGGCTCAGGGAGGACGGGCAATCCTTGAGTGAGAATAGGCTGTGTCCTGGACACGCAGCCAAGACCTCGGGTGGTGGGGGGCTGAGCTGGGGAAGCCCCAGGGCACACCCTCCATTTCCAGCCCCCAGCCTCTGGCTCCATCGGAACAGGGTCCCTTACCTGGTATTCCAGCCCCTTGCCCCAGTCCACACAGGTGAGCTCTCCAGAACCCACGCTGTCCTTGCAGGCAGAGGGATGCACCCACCGCTGCCCAGAGGGCCCTGGGCCAGCACCAGCCCTGGGCAGCCACCCGGGGAAGAACCCAGCAGTGGGCGGCCCTCAGCAGCACAGGACATGGCGAAGGCAGGGGGCCCTGGCAGCGCACAGAAACACCCAGGAAGGGTTGGGGGACCAGGGGCTGATGCCATCCTCCAGGTCCCTCTCCCTGTGGGTTTCACAGTAATACTCTGTCCACTCTGTCCATGGCTTCTGGACTGTGAGCTTTAAGGGCCCAGGCTTACAAGGATGGGCAAAAGAAACCACAGTCCCTCCTTCCCAGCTCCCAGCAGTTCCAATGTGTCTGTTCTGAGCAGTGGCCCACGCAGCCCTCTTTCTGCCCCTTCACTTTGCACCGCACTTGTTACCCGAGAAGGGCCAGGGCAAGGACATGCGGGCGCAAAGCCGAGTGTGTGCGGGCTGTGCTGGGTGCAGGTGGCTGAGCGTCAGCTGCTGCCGAAGGGAGCAGGGGCCCTGTGTGGCTGGACGAGGGAAGGGGCAGCGGCAGGTCAAGGAGGCAGCCCACTCTGCTGGCATCTGGCCAGCCCTCCAACAATGCCTCCATTATTTCCCAGCGTCCGTGGTGATGGAATGGCCCTTGGAGAGGGTGGTTCAGGCGGGAGACCCAGCCCTGGGTCCCCTGCTGTGGGGTCCAGAGGCCTGGGCAGGGCTGTGTGCAAGAGCTGAGGGGCACTGGTCACCGGGAGAACTTGGCACCCCTTGCTCAGCCCCATCGCCCCCCAGATGTGCCTGCGATGCCCCTTTTTCTCTGGGGGCCTCCACTCCAACTGCTGTCCCTCACTCTTGCAGGCCAGCGTCAGGCCCTCCCTGCCACCCTGGGATCTGGAAACTCACTCTCTGCACTGTTcccatctctgtgtctctgtgactTTCTTTGCCTGGCCGCTGGCCCTACACGCACCCACTTCCTCGCGCCTCTGCCGGTTTCTGTCCTCGGTGTCCTGCTGGGGCTTACCCCGAGTCCCGCCCAAGGTGCAGACGGCGGCGGCCCCAGGCCTCTCTCGGTCGCGCTCGAGCCCCGTTTCCAGCAGCATCGCGGCCACCAGGCCGAGTGGCGCGAGCCGCGCTCCTCCTAGGTCGGCGTCCCCTGGAGGGCTCGGGGCTCCCAAGTCCCGGGAGCCACTGGGCCGGGCGCTGTCCGCGGTGCTGAAGGAGGCGCCCGCTGCCCGCCCCGCCCGCGCGCCCGCCCACCTCTCGGGGGCCCCTCTCACCGCCCCGGTCCCCACCCCCGCCTGTCCCCCTCCCCGGTGCTCGGGCGGGCAGCGTCGGGCGCGCCTCCCTGCCTGGCTGGGTTGGGCCGCTCTCGGGGCCGCGCCCGCTCCTCCCTAAGCTCCAGGCCCCGCTGAGGCGCTGGGATTCGCCGAGATTCGCAGCAAGCGGGTCGTCCAGCCGCAGGGCAGGAGGCTGCTGACCCTCCCCTTCTGGCGTGCAGCCTCTGGAAAGCAGTGCGCAGGCCGTGCCCCAGGGCAGCCCCTTGTCTGATCACCTCCAGCCCAGGGCTCACTGGGGCACTCTCCTGCAGGTGTTCTGCTGGTCGAGGAACTTTCCACTCTTAACCTCCTTGAACTCAACCTCCAACTTCTGGGAGGAGCCCACCCGGCACCCCTCAGGCTGCCAGGAGGAGGGGCACCTGCAGTCCCCCCTAACAAAAGCACTGCTGCGGACTGAAGACCTTGGGCATAGGCAGGGCCTCAAGGAATTGCCCAGCACACACCCAGGCTGGTGTCTGCTTCGTGCCTGCCGAGGGACTGAGTTCCTGCCAGCCTCTGCACAGCCTGGCCAGGGAGGTGCCAACAGGACTCCTCCAAAGCCACAGACCAGACTGTTGGAGACCACTGCCCCGCCCCCACCGGCACAACaaaagtgggggtggggcagaAGAAAACAAGGGGTCAAGGGCACCCCACAGAGCACCACAAACTCAGCCTTAGCGAGACACtcaaacccaggaagcagaggggtGGCCGCTGACACAGGTTAAATTCCTCTGAGGTGCCCTCAGGCAGGGCTGCCGCGCGTGCACTTTGTAAGTGTGTAGTTTACATGCATCTCAGCTGCCCTTTAATCTGTGTAAAATCAAGGGTCTTGTCCTGTGAGTCTCCCCCAGATCAGCTCCAGGGAGACGATCTATCACTGATTTCCATCCATCACTTTCCATCTCACCCTTGGGCTGTCTCCTTCGACAGAAGAAATTCTAGGATTTCAGATGTCCAGTCTGTGAACAGAAAGAAGGGTCCATTCTGCACCCACCGCCTCTACCACAACTCCCATTGGTAGAGCTGGTTCACATTTCAAAAGAATCACCATTTTTTCAAATGTcagatttctttattaaaatgtgtaCATCATAGTTtacttaaatacaaaatattcacTTTCCTTGCAGGTAAGAAATTTCACTGACATTTCCATGTcgatttgcttctttttaataaaaatccttccattgaaaataaataagcatttaaattACTGAACTATTATATTCATTAGTCTCAATACCtcttaaaatacttaaaactttagaaaatagaCTCTAAACATTGCCTAAAGGCGGCATCCAGCTCTGAGCAGGCCACACGAGGTGTGTTTGGGCATGGCATTACAACCCGAGGCCACCTCCACGATGGCCCAGCCCCACCACTGACGCTCTGCTGAAAATCCTGCCCCTCAGCAGGACGCAAGCTTGTCCCCCAAATAGTGGTGACCTCGAACTGCAATATGATGAGGAAAGCAGCGAACACTGCCCTCCACAAGGGTTTCCGGAAAGGCTGAAGCTGGAGACGAGACGGTAAACCACACCACCATCCCAGGTCACCCCAGGCCACCCCAGCTGAATATATTCAACACTAGCCAAGAGGCAAAAGTTTAGTTTAAAGGGTTCAAAGGCAAATACACTGAACCCATGTGTAAACCTGCCTGGTTTTCAAACTGAAAGAGAAACACTCTGGTTTCTTCAATAACCCAGGCCTGCACTGGATGAAGCAACGAAGGCAAGGTCACGGCTGCTAAAGCACAGAGGGGTTAAAAAGTGTGAAACCATAAGCAACTCTCGAGTGAGAGACGTGAAGCAGGAGGCCGAGGCACCAGACACCTCTCCCACCAGACACCTCTTCCACCAGCTGCAGGGCCCTGGGCAGCGTTCTCAGCCCAGCCATTCTGTGACAGTTGTTTAAGGAATCAGCTGTTGACTTTTTAAGTGGCAACAATCACATCAATATTACAGGGGTCTTATGAATACATCCATGTGATCAACTCGTTAGTAAACACAGGAGTACACAACATAAAGTAGGCAAAGCGGAAAAAATACAATTGtcaaagtctctctctctcacacacacacacacgggcacacaAATACATGAGAGTCTATTTTAGCCAAATCAAATTTTGCCTGTGAGACACACCAACAGCCACAAAGAATCTCAATATAAATGTTCCCAGAAAtagtgtatttgtttgtttaaatcttCAGAGGCAATTGACCACTAAATGTTTTGGgtttaaaaacaatgtttaaaattatgaaatggtAAAAGAAATCATGACCAAAGCCTGGGAGATCAGTGCCTGTGTGGAGACACTTCCCAAAACAGCTTCAGGCAAAGCAGCCTGGTGCAGGCCCCTGCCACCTCCGCCCCTCCACGGGCCGAGTGAGACGCTTGTGTGTGTGGCAGACGCCTCTGGTGCTGGGTGACGAGCAGACAACACAGGGGG from Macaca thibetana thibetana isolate TM-01 chromosome 15, ASM2454274v1, whole genome shotgun sequence includes these protein-coding regions:
- the LHX3 gene encoding LIM/homeobox protein Lhx3 — encoded protein: MPTEIPLCAGCDQHILDRFILKALDRHWHSKCLKCSDCHTPLAERCFSRGESVYCKDDFFKRFGTKCAACQLGIPPTQVVRRAQDFVYHLHCFACVVCKRQLATGDEFYLMEDSRLVCKADYETAKQREAEATAKRPRTTITAKQLETLKSAYNTSPKPARHVREQLSSETGLDMRVVQVWFQNRRAKEKRLKKDAGRQRWGQYFRNMKRSRGGSKSDKDSVQEGQDSDAEVSFPDEPSLAEMGPATGLYGSLGEPTPALGRPSGALGNFALEHGGLAGPEQYRELRPGSPYGVPPSPAAPQSLPGPQPLLSSLVYPDTSLGLVPSGAPGGPPPMRVLAGNGPSSDLSTGSSGGYPDFPASPASWLDEVDHAQF